From the Cryptomeria japonica chromosome 2, Sugi_1.0, whole genome shotgun sequence genome, one window contains:
- the LOC131070543 gene encoding polygalacturonase-like, with translation MYKNNSKSISRILNGHDVLYSLFLLALVTDKCYSSKTDLMNVRSHHFKNSRKLISISDGVASNVFNVEDFGALGDGNQDNTQEFAAAWNAACISYSATMVVPSDKTFLVNNIVFKGPCVPGFTFQIDGTILAHRNPERWNNTYMWLAFQQLQNFTLTGVGSINGQGDLWWQDCNVSCIYQQRPIAVQFFRNCNVTVSGLTIKNSPLAHLTFDDCENIKVHDIKISSPGDSRNTDGIDVGSSKNFAITDSIIVAGDDCIAFGNGCSEMLVRNLTCGPGHGISIGSLGKYNSAANVSNITVEGAKLTGTMNGARIKTWQGGSGTVSNIKFKNIEMVYVSNPIIIDQYYCASSTPMYCTNQTSAVQISNVRFENIYGISLTPAAVKFACSDTVACTDIILSNIYLKLESHDEAYSFCENAYGQIRENVDPPSCLKSDIFLAE, from the exons ATGTATAAAAACAATTCTAAGTCAATATCTCGTATTCTAAATGGGCATGACGTTCTCTATAGTTTGTTTCTCTTGGCTCTGGTTACAGATAAATGTTATTCTTCTAAAACTGATTTAATGAATGTTCGCTCCCATCATTTTAAAAATAGCagaaaattaatatcaatatctgATGGGGTTGCTAGCAATGTCTTTAATGTTGAAGATTTTGGAGCATTGGGTGATGGAAATCAGGACAACACACAG GAATTTGCAGCTGCATGGAATGCAGCTTGTATCTCATACTCTGCAACAATGGTTGTGCCCAGCGATAAGACTTTTCTTGTTAACAATATCGTTTTCAAAGGACCCTGTGTTCCTGGTTTCACTTTTCAG ATAGATGGAACCATACTTGCACATAGAAATCCAGAAAGATGGAACAATACATATATGTGGTTAGCATTTCAACAGCTGCAAAACTTTACACTAACTGGGGTTGGCTCCATTAATGGCCAAGGAGATCTGTGGTGGCAAGATTGCAAT GTGTCTTGTATTTATCAGCAAAGACCCATT GCTGTGCAGTTTTTTCGGAACTGCAATGTTACAGTCAGTGGATTGACAATTAAAAACAGTCCACTTGCTCATTTGACTTTCGATGATTGTGAAAATATAAAAGTTCATGACATTAAAATCAGCTCACCTGGAGACAGTCGGAACACTGATGGAATTGATGTGGGCAGCTCTAAAAATTTTGCAATAACTGACAGCATTATCGTTGCAG GAGATGACTGCATCGCTTTTGGCAATGGGTGCTCGGAAATGTTAGTAAGGAATCTGACATGCGGTCCAGGCCATGGTATAAG CATTGGAAGCCTAGGGAAATATAACTCAGCAGCCAATGTTTCTAATATAACAGTAGAGGGTGCTAAGTTGACAGGAACAATGAATGGAGCAAGAATCAAAACATGGCAG GGTGGTTCAGGAACTGTAAGCAATATAAAATTTAAGAACATTGAAATGGTATATGTGAGCAACCCAATTATAATTGATCAATACTATTGTGCAAGTTCGACACCAATGTATTGCACAAATCAG ACCTCTGCTGTGCAAATCAGCAATGTCAGATTTGAAAACATTTATGGTATATCATTAACACCAGCAGCAGTGAAGTTTGCATGCAGCGACACTGTAGCATGTACTGACATAATCTTGAGTAATATATACTTGAAACTCGAATCACATGATGAAGCTTACTCTTTCTGTGAAAATGCATATGGACAGATCAGGGAAAATGTAGATCCTCCAAGTTGTCTGAAAAGTGACATTTTTTTGGCCGAGTAG